A genomic stretch from Telopea speciosissima isolate NSW1024214 ecotype Mountain lineage chromosome 7, Tspe_v1, whole genome shotgun sequence includes:
- the LOC122668340 gene encoding uncharacterized protein LOC122668340 encodes MTLKGNKKKVGPAAEASSRPLESKTGDPKLLKPKRKIVKKSSDQNSSSPKTLKPKRKIVKKSSDQNSSRTKGSTAAQIQGKPNHENTQKSIKEKNVINQTKDDKKKNPQEMNDTQKSIKEKNVINQTKDDNKKNPQEMNKGKSIINENSLGDRKDKEELGGLIFMCNGKTKPDCFQYGIMGVSLGQKELVMGIKPGLKLFLYDFDLKLMYGIYKASSAGGMKLEPAAFGGAFPVQVRFKVHKDCFPLPESVFKGAIKDNYDEKTNKFKTQLTVLQVQKLNSLFQTSPHVQATAHCIQPPLQPQLRAPPMPTLPAGKVSEGRSEPKHHASRETFSTDRYFLDGSKRYLLPSNNESEQLSREPVLTHREVATNPRFMTEKEYRTYGLSREWHTLSPTASMNRNVPKVDLYQKDHEREKLPRHVDPQHRETASREAGQVHRDPLFLSEKDYRAYGLGQKLPSFIPHAAVAYNASRVDTYAKDPYYPHHYGSTSSDAYPLVPRGEARRDTFPTKSDYQERGSTDFSRSLADDVGGSYSRYAFNGLSDYNEKHHHLGGRDLASASVSSRYSFDGPSLTYR; translated from the exons ATGACCCTCAAGGGAAACAAGAAGAAAGTTGGGCCTGCTGCTGAAGCATCCTCAAGACCATTAGAATCCAAAACAGGAGACCCAAAGTTATTGAAGCCTAAACGTAAAATTGTGAAAAAATCTTCAGATCAGAACTCTTCAAGCCCAAAGACATTGAAGCCTAAACGTAAAATTGTGAAAAAATCTTCAGATCAGAACTCTTCAAGGACAAAAGGTTCTACTGCTGCACAGATACAGGGGAAACCAAATCATGAGAACACACAGAAGagtataaaagaaaagaatgttaTCAATCAAACGAAAGATGACAAGAAGAAAAATCCACAGGAAATGAACGACACACAGAAGagtataaaagaaaagaatgttaTCAATCAAACGAAAGATGACAACAAGAAAAATCCACAGGAAATGAACAAAGGGAAGAGTATCATCAATGAAAATAGCCTTGGGGATCGTAAGGACAAGGAAGAGCTGGGTGGGTTGATTTTCATGTGCAATGGAAAGACCAAACCAGATTGTTTCCAGTATGGGATCATGGGAGTCTCATTGGGCCAGAAAGAGCTTGTTATGGGAATAAAACCTGGTCTAAAGCTCTTCCTCTATGATTTTGATCTCAAGCTTATGTATGGGATCTACAAGGCATCTTCTGCTGGTGGTATGAAGCTGGAGCCTGCTGCTTTTGGTGGGGCCTTCCCTGTTCAG GTCCGGTTCAAGGTTCACAAGGATTGTTTCCCACTACCTGAGAGTGTTTTTAAGGGAGCAATCAAGGATAATTATGATGAAAAGACGAACAAGTTCAAGACTCAGCTTACTGTCCTGCAA GTGCAGAAACTTAACAGTCTGTTTCAGACTTCACCTCATGTCCAGGCAACTGCACATTGTATTCAGCCTCCTCTACAGCCACAACTTCGAGCCCCACCAATGCCAACTTTACCAGCAGGGAAAGTTTCTGAGGGTAGAAGTGAACCTAAGCACCATGCAAGCAGGGAAACATTCTCTACTGATCGTTACTTCCTTGATGGCAGCAAGAGGTACTTATTGCCATCTAATAATGAAAGTGAGCAGCTTTCTAGAGAACCTGTTTTGACCCACAGGGAGGTAGCTACTAATCCACGGTTTATGACGGAGAAAGAATATCGAACTTATGGTCTTTCAAGAGAATGGCATACCTTGAGCCCGACTGCTTCTATGAATCGTAATGTTCCAAAAGTAGACCTGTACCAGAAGGATCATGAAAGGGAGAAGCTTCCGAGGCATGTGGATCCTCAGCATAGAGAAACAGCCTCTAGAGAAGCAGGCCAAGTTCATCGTGATCCCCTTTTTCTGAGTGAGAAAGATTATCGAGCTTATGGTCTTGGGCAAAAATTACCTTCATTTATCCCTCATGCTGCTGTAGCCTATAATGCTTCCAGAGTCGACACCTATGCAAAAGATCCATATTATCCTCATCATTATGGTTCTACATCCTCAGATGCATATCCTTTGGTTCCTAGGGGAGAGGCAAGGAGAGACACTTTTCCCACTAAATCTGATTATCAAGAAAGGGGCTCTACTGATTTCTCAAGAAGTCTTGCTGATGATGTGGGAGGATCATATTCACGATATGCCTTTAATGGTTTGTCGGATTATAATGAGAAACATCACCATCTGGGGGGCAGAGACCTTGCATCTGCATCAGTCTCATCTCGATACTCCTTTGATGGTCCATCACTGACTTACCGCTGA